The Falco cherrug isolate bFalChe1 chromosome 3, bFalChe1.pri, whole genome shotgun sequence genome segment GAAAACAGTAGTGGGAGCTGAGTCGATCTGCAATCTGGTCTGTTTTCTTAAGTCAAGTTACAGATATTTCTGGGAACTGCTTCCCAGTACCCCACTGGCTCTGgaaggttttaaaattttatctaATTTTACAACTTGTGTGGACTTAAAAGAGCACACCTGCCCAGACAGCAGCAGCGATCGGCACTTTTTCCAGCCCCTGTAAGCTCTGGTGTTGCTTGCAACAAATTGTAAGAGGTGAGACTTTATTTCAAGCAGAGGGTGACCCTACAGCGTTGTgataaagcagcagctttgcgTGTAATTTCATCCTTTGGCAGAAAAGGATGACTGGAAAACGCCTGAGGGCCTTGATTCAGTGAACACATACCCTCGTTTAATTAAGGCCCTGCCTGAAAAGTTTGCTGCTTTAATTGCTGCTCTGATCTCTTAGAAATAGCAAAACCACCCTGCTAAGATGGTACATTGGTTTGGTTAGATAAAGCGTCTTCTACTTAGATAATACCACTGATACGGGAGGTTTTGCTGTCCTTAACTGtgatttcaaacagaaatgcagctcCTGCTACCCCGCTGTCAATACAAGTTGCAACCCTGGGATTATGCCTCTGTTCCCATCTTGATTCCTGCAGAAGTGCCCTCGTAGCTGGGGGCCTTGCCCTGGAGTTATGCAAAAGCATAATTATGCTCCAGGCTCCGTCTGCAGCCGCTCTGTGGCTGTACAGGATATCCCCAGTGCTGCGGTGCGGGCATCCCGCCTACAAATGATCCTGGCAGCGCTCCACGGGGTGCTGGGGAGTTGCACAACCTCACCCGCATCCTGCGCTGTGCTGCCTCTTGGGTAacacttttccttcctcccaggcATCGTGTCTTGGTTGGGAGCAGACTTGCTGGGGAGGTTGGGTCCTGACAATCTGGAATCTTCTACAGGACCGGAATTTTTCCCTCTCCCCGTCCTTCCTGGGGTCAGAAGGCTTGGAAGGGTTGTCCCTCTCTGAGCCCTGATAGTTTGGCGTGAGAAATGGCCCGGACAGGGCTTGGGAGGTCACTTACCCGCTGGGATGAGTTGTGcggcagggtgggaagggagggtgCTCTGCACTGCACAGGGGATCGATCGGCTTGGGTGTTCCCTTCCCCAAATTCCCCAGAATTAAATGCTCCCTTCgcctcttcccccagctcacACACGATCCAAATCCCACCTGCACCACgtgaagaagagaaggaagctgGAGGCTGCCAGCCGCGCTGCAGGGACTGCGGGGGACAGCGGGGGTGCGGAGACCTCGGAGGAGGACAGCCGCTTGCCTTTGCCGCCGGCCTGCAAACCAGCTGGTGAGGGGGAGCCGCCGCGCTGCCACCTGTACGGCGAGGAAGCGCTTTAGTCCTGGGTGGCCTTGAACCGAACGAGCCgagtcatttttatttcaggatgAGGCAGGTGTGTAAGTGATGGCCAAAGGCCGTCGGCTGCATCAGATCCTCTTCATGTGGCCTCATCGCGCCGGGTTCCcatgcttccccagctcagcctggaaAGGGCTGCGCCCCGGGGCAAGGCTGCTGGAGGCATCCACCCATGCCAAGTGCTAATTCCTACCAGAGACGCAGCATTATCCTCGGAATGGTTGAGCCGATCCTCCTGGCATGCAAACTTGGCGTTCTCGGGGACAGAAATCCCCTGCGCTCCTCCAGCTTGGCCAGGAGTGCAGCTCCGGAGCTGAGTGAGCTCTTACTGCCTTTATTGTGGagagggttattttttttttttccttttatatggAAATAAAGTTGCAAGATTATTGTGGGTTCCCCTCCCTATTAACCAGCGCGGTTTTCTTGCTCTCTGTTTCCACCTGGCCCAGGTTCCCTGCTctgggcacagggcaggatCTCCAGAGCTGGTTCCTTCTTCCAGTCACCTTTGCTGCAGCTTCTGGGGGAGCTGAGCAGATGTTCCCAGCTCGGTGGAGGCTGATCTCTGTGCACAGCAGCAGGTGCAGAAGGAGCTGGCACCTGTCAAACAGGAACTTGGGAATGATCTCATCAAGTTTGCAACAGATGAGCCTGTCCTAGTTAAAGCTGAATTCCCGGGGGTTTACACTGTAGTTTGGCAGTGGGAGCCGGTCCCACATTTAAATCCGAGTTGCTGAGCTGCACATTCCTTGTGCTGCGTCCATCGGTCTCCGCAGCGTTGTTCCTGGAGGATTCCTGGAGGACGCGAGCACCGTCTGTGTCACTGCGCTTCCCGAAGTGCCGCTCTGGGCCAAACCGGGAGAGCCTTTTCCAGGGCATTTGGAATTCTCCTGGCGAATGCAATCAAGACGGTTCCTCCTgggaagggtttgggttggtaGAGCACAAattcttccttcagctgctcgCGATACACCGTGTGGCAAGAGCCATCTCCCAGGGCTCCGCCTGCGTGGGGAAGGGCTGCGTGGGCGGATCTGCCGTCGCAGGCTCTGGAGATGCCCGCTCTGGTGGGATTAGATCAAACCTCCGGTTTGTGTTCCTCAGCATTGAATTATTTCCGTAACGCTCCATGGGGCAGCTGCCTTGGGCCGTTTGGTAGGGGTACGGGGTGGCTTGGGAGCTCGGACTGGAGGGAATatgcagggaagagctgggaatTTGGGTTGGCTTTTCTCTGCCAGCattgggcagagctgggcatcGGCTCTGAGATGCTGAGCATCGCGTTTGCGTTGCTGGCTCTGCCCGCGGCGCCAGCTgaacctctgctccagcccaggcTTGTTTGCCATCTGCGCTGACTCAAGCGTGTGTGGACGTGGGCTCAGCCCAGCGCTGGAGCAGGTGGCCGAGGGGTCACGGAACCCTGTTCCCGGAGCCTGGATGGATGAGACGCAGGTGAGGCCGGGTGTAAAGCCCCGTTTGTCACCGATGTGCTGAGCGTGGCCTTGTGATAGCCAGCATGGACACGTTGAGTCATCtccccaggccaggctgggatcATCTGGGCAGCTCTGTGAATGAGGGGTGGGATTATCTGCTCTGTTTCCTGAGCGGAGTCAGATGACCATACTGTTAGAAATGGATTTAATATCCTTAATCGGTTTAATATGAACTTTGTTATCCCCACAGATAAATGTTATTCCTCCACCACAAGAGCTGCTAGTCTGCCTGTCCTGCTCAAGGACCTGCTCCTAACAGGTGCTGCCGCAGCTGCGGGGTCTCCCGGGTGTCCCCCCTGCTccgtgctgcctgctgcagcgcCTTGTTTTCAGGGAAGGTGTCCCAGGAGGTCGGGGTGCGCTGTACCTGCTCGTTCATGCTCTGGCTGGACTGGGAAATGGAAGCTGGAAGCGTGCCCTGATCCTGCCAGCAGCAAGAAGCAGGTGAGTGCGTCCTCAGAGGAGTAGGGGCTGCCAACGAGGACGTGAGTTTTTACTTTTGCAAAGCCAGGGCCAGCACGCCTGCCACGATTTGCTCTCCAAGGAAGATGCCGGTGTCTGTTGTAGCCCTGCTGTTCCAGGCAGGGACTGGGATGGAGCTCCCAGCAAGGGTCGCACCAGTTGCTGGTGCTGGCACACCTTgttcagctcctgctcctcttgCTCCAGGCCCTGCTGGCTCCCGGCTGCCTGCAGAAGGGACAAACAATACAAAATCCAGCCAGGACTCGCTGAGAAAGTTGTTGCGGGCTCATGTTTCAGGCTGCTGGAGAGGtttggggatggggaatggCACTTCGCTCCATCTGCCCTCCGCTAATCCCCAGACAAACGCAGCTCTTCCATCTGTGCAGCCGGAGCCGCCGAGCCCATCACACCAGCCACTTAATCTAAATGGCTTTGGCCAAAGATAAGGTCATTAATTACACTGGGATTAGAAAACAGTACAGGCCCGGCGTGGCTTGGCTCGCCATCAGTTCAAGTCCTTGGCACCCTGTCCCGGCCGAGCATCGAAGCTGGAGAGCTGGAGCGGGAGAGACCCATGCCCTCGCTGGCAGGGCATCGTCCCCACGGCGCTGCCGGTCCTCAGAGGTGGCCTGTCACCTGGGCACCGGTGTTTTGGCATGGTGCTGGTGTGGGCTCCTGTCCCTGGCCACCGGCAGGTCTGGGTGCCTGGTGGAGCTGGTGACACAggtccctggggacacccctggGGGACATGAGTGCAGCCAGTGTAGCCCAAATCCTGGTGTCCGGCAGCGAGGGGTACGCGGGCAGCATCCCACCACCCGCGTCCCTGTCGCCTCCAGCCTTCACCGGCCCCTTCCACGGCACCGCATCAAGCTCTGGCTTGTGGCCGCCATCCTTGGAGCTCAAAGCAGCCAAAGTCCCTCTGCTGATCTCGGATCCAGCATCCGTGATGTTCAAGGACTTGTGcttgcttctctttcctccaccTTTTGGTTCCCTTTCCTTACCAAGTTTTGGCTGTAAAATGCTTCAATTTGCTCATCCCGCAGGGAGTTTCTCATCCGTGcggtgctggggtgggatgcGCTGCCGGCTCTGCCCCCAGGGTGCTGCATGGGGCTGAGGCCACCGATGTGGCAGGAGTTTGGCCTTGGCTCTCCCCTCGTAGGGAAGGGGCAGCACCgtgggggctgggaggggacattATGGGCGGCTGGGCTGTGGTTTTGTGCCAGGAGCCGGCTGGCACCGGGGCACGGTGGCACAGCTGCCATCTCGCCCAGCACCGGTGACCAGCTGGTGTCTGTGCCCATGTCCACTGGTGGGCTTGAAGAATCCAGTTGTCCCTTAACTCCCGTTGGTGGTCCTGGGTGGTGACGCTGTCCCGGCTCTTCCCACCCCAGTTCCCACACAGCAGGGACTGTCCAGTGCCTCGGACGGGCTGGGGACCGTCTGGGGGACGGTGTCACCTGGGGACATCAGCTCCTGCAGACACatggcagctgcagccaccaaACGGAGCCGTGTCCTGGCCTTATCTTCAGTTCCCAGGCGGGATCGTTGATCCGTAGAGCACCAAGGGGGTTTAACGAAGCCCTGGGCGATGGGCTCGGTGGGAGGGAGCactgggggtctgcagggctggctggcatCACCGCCatcacagggctggtgggcaAAGGTGGCtcatggggaaactgaggcacagctggtgcatggggttgctCTGAGAGCTGccgggagcagggcagggcaggatgctGTGGCCCATCCAGCGCCTTGGCAGCGGTTTGGGCAGGCTGCGGGGAAGCCGTGTTGCAAgaacctaaaaataaaaggagctGTTGGTTGAGGTTGTGCAACAGCATGTGCGGCCGGCGCTGCGCGGGAGTTCGGCGGCTTTGGCGGCAAAGCCTGGGTGTGCGCCGCCAGATCCTGGCACCGGGCCTGGGAAACGCCGGTATGGGAAATGCTGGGGGGTTGCCAgatccccccccccacctttgTCCCCTCCTTGTGCTGCTCACAGTCCCCCAGGGCTGGCGTGGCCGGGGAGGGCTGGCGGGTGTCCATGCAGGCCTGGCGAtgtgggtgctgagctgggctgcGCTGTGCGGATGGGGCGGGTGTCCCCATGTTGTCACCCTCAGCAGTTCACTGAGGGGTGCCTggagctcagggggctgggggggaccttgcccacacaccccccagcgCACGCTGGAAGCAGCAGTTGTCACCCATTGCAcaagtggggaaactgaggcacgggcGTGCTGCCAGAGAGCCACCCTGCAGGCTCTGGGGTCCTGGTGTCACACGTGGGGTGCCCATCGCcccccagcagcgcagggggcAGCGAGGGGGGGCAGcaatgcaggcagctgcccgtGGCTGCCTGGTGGGAAGGGCCGCGGGAAGGAGAGGGGTGTCGGGCTGGGGGGACACCAGCCCCGGGGGGCTTGGCCCTGCACCCCAGGCACGCAGCAGTGGCGGGGCGAGTCCAGGGGTGTCCCCATGGGGGGGTGACACAGCCCCCCCAAGGGCTGGCATGGGGCCCTGTGCTGCAGCGTGCTCGTCAGGGTGTCCCCCAGCTCGGGGGGCTGAAGCCAAGTGGGTCCCCCCATggtggagctggcaggaggggggggggggggggggcactggggctgcTTTGTCACGGTGTCACAGGGCCATCTGCCGGCAAAGGCACGGGTCCCGTGGCAGCCAGCCGTGGCCTCCGGCAGCTTCCCAGTCCTCCCAGTCTGCAGCTActggggcggcggggaggggggcagccccACTACGGGGGTGCAccctggggccagccctgggctCTTGTCCCTCCAGGAGCTCCTGGTCACTGGCAGTGGCATGGTGGGTTTGGGATGCGGCTGGGAGATGGGATTTGTGCCAGCAGGGATGGGTCCCCAGGGCATCACGGAGGGGTGATGGGGGGCGGGGGACACGgtctggggggggtgtgtgtcagtCCCGGGGGTGTCACAGTGATCCAGGTGCTTCCCACCGGTGCGGTGCGGGATGGGACACAGCAGAGATGGCCCCACTCCGGCCACGAACAGACtaaatgtcattttatttcactccccccccccccccaaaaaaaacaaaccaaaaaaaaaccccaaaccaacaaaaaaaaaacaaatgtagaAAAGAAGAGGTGAGTGGAGATTTAATTACTCATATTAAAAATCTACCAGGTGAGACCGAGCCGTTTCCACCAGTCCGTGCAGATCTGCAGGGGTGTttatttctcctcctcctcctccaccgGATGCTcggggatgaggatggggacggggatgaggatggggacGGGGGCAACacctgccccttccccccctccccaaggtGCCCCCGTGCCATGGGCACTCACTGCCACCGGCCACATCGGCGCATCCCTGCCTGGGTCCATCCTGCCCGGCCCCAGCACCCCGGTGGTGTCCCCATGGTGCCACCCACACCTCGATTCCAGAAGCAGGTGTTCTTCTGGGGGGTGGGACAGGGGGGCAGGAGCGCCTGGGGGGTGGCCTCGGGCCATTTtgatttttgattattttttttttttgtatttctgtgtatttcttatTGTCCCTTTTCCCTCTGTACAAAATGAGCGGTATGGTCATGGGCGTCAGTGACGCGGTGACTTGCGGGGGGTCGGGGCCACCCCCCCGCTCACTGCAGCAGGGCCCGGATCTGTTTGGACGTGGTGTCATCGTTGAGGTGCCGAGTGGTGTACCTGGACAGAGAGGGGACAGTCACCCCATGGCACCCCGACCTGCTCTGCCACCATCCCAcagcgctgctgggggggggctgtgtCCCCGTCGTGTCCCCCGGCCCCCCCTGCTCACCTCAGAGCGTTCAGGAGCCCCTCGGTGCTGGTTGAGGGTTGGTCTTTCAAGACTTTGATGCAACCTTTCatctgggggggtggggtggggacgACGAGAGAGGCTGTGAGAGCCTGGATGCCCCGAGGGGctgccccccttcctccccatcctcctcctcgcTGCTCATGGGGGAAGAGTTCCCCACCGGACCAGCTCAGAGACATCCCCATAGGGGTCATCCAGGGAGGGGGACCCTCCGGCCATCCCAGCTACACTGGGAGGAGTGGGACAGCTatgacccccccccccaggtgcACCCCACAGTGACTCACATCAATCTTGGAGGTCTTTGCGAAGGCCCCCACGGGGTGGACGTGGTCGTAGAGGATGATGACGCCGACCATCACCCGCATGCAGAAGAGGAGGGTCTCGGTGTTGGTGAAGCGGCTCCGGTACTCCCTGTGCCGGGGAGAGGGGCTGGCTTGAGcctggggggggtgtggtgtgACAGAGGGACCCCAGCACTGAGATGTGCCCCCCAACCCACGCAGGGTACTCACGGGGTCTCCAGCATCACCCTGCAGACGCAGGCCATGGTGCTCAGGCAGTCGGTCGTGTCCTCGATCGGGAGGGTCTTGTTCTGAAACCCAGCAGGTCCCGGCTGCCCTTTCCCCTCCCGGCCCCCTAtgggagcccccagccccacttgACCCCCAGGTGatgccagggctggaggggggcttccccccaccccgaggGTCCCCCCCAGCCTCGCTCACCTCTGAAACGAACTTGGTGGTGGCATTGCTGAGTGTTTTGAGCATGGGGGTGGCCTCGGCATAGAAGAGGGACATCCTGTTGGCCATCTCGTTGTTCACCTCGCTCTCCGCATCCAGCTGTGGGGGGGGACGATGGGGGCCATTGGGGCGGCCAACCTGAGCCCCCCTCTGTCCTGTGACACCCCCCTCGGGGAGGCCACTCctgggcggggacaggcagCACCGTCCTCTCACCTGCAGGTTGTTAATGCGGTTTCGGCTGATGGTCCTTCTGTAGTAGCTGAAGTCGTTCTGGATGGCGGGGTTGGTCATCTGCGGAGGGGATTCCTGTGTTAGGGGCCCGCAGCGAGTTTTGGGGGGTCCCAAGGGACTGCGCTGCCTCACAGGTTTTGCACAAACCCAGTGTGgagaccccccagcccccccccccagccctcatGCCACGCGTGGGGGCGTGGGGAGATACCTTGAGCTCATCAAAGCTGAGGGTGAAGTGGAGGATCTCGGCGAACTGCTTGGCCAAGGCTTGCTCCCGCTCGAGGTGCTGGGTTGGGGCGTACGGGGGGCTGGTGAGGGCCTCCAGCAAGCTCCGCAGGGCGTTCTCTGGGGACAAAGCACTGCTGgtccccctcctgctcccctgcacctccccagccccaactggggaaactgaggcacaggcaCCACCCATGGCCAGGGctccccacccctgcagccaggggggGATGTGGGATGCAACAGGGGGATGCAGGAAAGGGGGCCGGGGGCTCGGGGCACTCACCCAGCCGCAGGGAGAACTCGTAGAAGCGCTTCAGCTTGGCGACGAGGGGGCAGACGGCGCTCCAGGCCCTCTCCTGCAGCCGCAGGTCCCCGGGGTTTTGGATGGCCTGTGGCAGGGAGAGCGCCAGGGGTTGCCACAGGCcatggtgggtgggtgggtgggtgggcagcgggtgctggggctgcacccACCTCTCGGATCTCCTGCCCAGCACCCGTGTACGACTGCAGCTCGGCCAGGACAGCCTGCGCCTCCTCCAGCACGGCGTTCACCTGGTTCCACACCGCCGTCTCGGCCTCCGTTGGCTGCGCATCTGCAGGGCAGCGCCCCGGGGAGAGAAACCCGGAGGGCTCTGAGCGGGGCCCTGGGCGGCGAGAGCCGGAGGGGGGTGCCAGCACCCCGTCCCGCGGCTCCCCCGCCAGCCCACAGCCCTTCCTGGCGGGTTTCTCCCCCTGGTCCGTCTCCTTGCCCCAGCTTGGGCCAAGCGGCAGAGACGGGGCAGGTGGGGGGTGAGTcctggctgccctgccccacGGTCCTGCGCACGGGGGTCCCTGAGCCCTCGGCACCGGGCTGGCCCCAGGGGGCTGCCACTGGCCCCGGGGAAGAGGTGCAGGGCGATAGCCCCCGGCCGTGGGTCTGCCCCGGTGGCCGtggccccccctccccggggagaCCCCCGGACGGCAAAGGTGGGGGGAGGACATCTGGGATGGGCGCGATGCGATGGGCGACGGGTACGAGAACTCAAAATGGCGTGGATGTGGAACTCAGAATAAGTACGAAAcgaaaaaggaaaataaaaatcccatcTCACTTTcaaagtcaaggaaaaaaattagggCCTTGGTCAAGTTCGTTATAAGTCAACACTTTAAGAAGGTTCCCCATGTGAAACctgcaagagaagaaacaagaggaaaaaagcatgatGGTGAGGTGGTGCTCGGGGAagaggtgctgggctgtgggcagcgGCCGCTGGCAGCCGGAGCCCCCGTCCTCCCCCCACGGCTCCCCGGGGGCTCGAGGGTCTCCCGGCCGGCGGGCGGGTGACCCTGCGGCTGCCCccggccaccagctgcagcctctTCCCCCCCGATGGCGATGGGTGCTGGCGGATGGGGTGATGGAGAGGAAGGAGCGAAGGGAGGAGAGAGCCGCCGGAGCCCGGCGAGGAGGGCGAAGCGGTGAGCAAGTCCCTGAAATCTCAGCTACaggcacacccccccccaatCTAGCTGCGGAGCCAGCCCCAAACTGGGGGTCCCGGTGAACtcccacagccctgtccccatgccAGGGGGCTGTGGAGGGGGGGTGCTACAGGAGGGCAAAGGCTTTGCTCAAAGGAACCAGGAAAGTCCCTCGCCGTGGGAGTGGGGTGGCTGTGTGACCCCAGCCCCGGCTATTTTGGGATGTGCCGGTGCCGGAGGCGGTGCGGCGAGCTGCGTACGGCCTCTCCCCGCCGGGACCGGGGCGAGCGGTTGCCGCTGCACTATTTTTACCCTCCTCGCTCTTGCTCTGAGCTGTGGCCCgggaggaaggggggagagGGAGCAAGGGGGGGCCACGGGGCTGCACCGAGCCTGGCATCCTGCCACGGCCGCCACCGTCTCCCGTGCCCCCGTGTCCAGCCTGGGAGGGCCAGGAGCCATGCTTTCCCGTCCCAGTTAGCCCAGGCCACTGGGAAGCTGGGGCAGGTCCCCTGGGCTGAACGGGGTCCCCGATCCCCCCACACCGCCCTTCCCGGCAGCGCAGGATCCTTCCCCCACATCCCCGGCCTCCAGGCTGTCCCTGCCGTGCTGGTGGCAGGCTACATGCCACATGGCCACCCGGTGCCAGCGGCTAGCAGCGCTGGGCACGTGCCTGAGGTCTTCACAGGCCAGGTCCTGCTGCCAGGACTTGTCCTGCATCCCCGCCGCTCAGCTGGGGACGTCTCCCCACACTTTCAGGGACGGGGCATCTCTCGGGgtcccgctcccctgccccactCAGCCCTTTGTGGGGCGCGTCCGGGGCTGCCCCGAGGCGCCTGGGGACACAGGGCTGCTCGGGGACACCGTGCCTGTCCCCATCTTCCGGAGAGCAGCcacggcggcggccccg includes the following:
- the LOC102053270 gene encoding CYFIP-related Rac1 interactor A-like isoform X2, which gives rise to MSSPHLCRPGVSPGRGGHGHRGRPTAGGYRPAPLPRGQWQPPGASPVPRAQGPPCAGPWGRAARTHPPPAPSLPLGPSWGKETDQGEKPARKGCGLAGEPRDGVLAPPSGSRRPGPRSEPSGFLSPGRCPADAQPTEAETAVWNQVNAVLEEAQAVLAELQSYTGAGQEIREAIQNPGDLRLQERAWSAVCPLVAKLKRFYEFSLRLENALRSLLEALTSPPYAPTQHLEREQALAKQFAEILHFTLSFDELKMTNPAIQNDFSYYRRTISRNRINNLQLDAESEVNNEMANRMSLFYAEATPMLKTLSNATTKFVSENKTLPIEDTTDCLSTMACVCRVMLETPEYRSRFTNTETLLFCMRVMVGVIILYDHVHPVGAFAKTSKIDMKGCIKVLKDQPSTSTEGLLNALRYTTRHLNDDTTSKQIRALLQ
- the LOC102053270 gene encoding CYFIP-related Rac1 interactor A-like isoform X3, producing MGNLIKVLGKDLENCPHFFLDFENAQPTEAETAVWNQVNAVLEEAQAVLAELQSYTGAGQEIREAIQNPGDLRLQERAWSAVCPLVAKLKRFYEFSLRLENALRSLLEALTSPPYAPTQHLEREQALAKQFAEILHFTLSFDELKMTNPAIQNDFSYYRRTISRNRINNLQLDAESEVNNEMANRMSLFYAEATPMLKTLSNATTKFVSENKTLPIEDTTDCLSTMACVCRVMLETPEYRSRFTNTETLLFCMRVMVGVIILYDHVHPVGAFAKTSKIDMKGCIKVLKDQPSTSTEGLLNALRYTTRHLNDDTTSKQIRALLQ
- the LOC102053270 gene encoding CYFIP-related Rac1 interactor A-like isoform X1, whose product is MPSPITWGYWYDPMGVAWGSPPSPSRVQGARAGEAGCLREVTRPGAPTGSTMLTTLRPASLPRLGKRQKCRQSRHGSAAAHTRVPRPGGCGLGVTGPLGAEPGGAGAGLLAMGNLIKVLGKDLENCPHFFLDFENAQPTEAETAVWNQVNAVLEEAQAVLAELQSYTGAGQEIREAIQNPGDLRLQERAWSAVCPLVAKLKRFYEFSLRLENALRSLLEALTSPPYAPTQHLEREQALAKQFAEILHFTLSFDELKMTNPAIQNDFSYYRRTISRNRINNLQLDAESEVNNEMANRMSLFYAEATPMLKTLSNATTKFVSENKTLPIEDTTDCLSTMACVCRVMLETPEYRSRFTNTETLLFCMRVMVGVIILYDHVHPVGAFAKTSKIDMKGCIKVLKDQPSTSTEGLLNALRYTTRHLNDDTTSKQIRALLQ